The following proteins are encoded in a genomic region of Anguilla anguilla isolate fAngAng1 chromosome 15, fAngAng1.pri, whole genome shotgun sequence:
- the LOC118214394 gene encoding unconventional myosin-XVI-like encodes MCSRCTICEHNQEVENLFVILSAVVLLGDLRFAPTGEHETASVSDPRLLENVSELLQVVPEDLWCALTSDVRYSTGDVVTRRHAADTSSLCRDLLAKSLYGRVFSYLVNHVNCYLQQEEAGLGDPELEIGILDIFGFEEFWRNGFEQLCVNMSSERLRQHVTEVLFLQEQSESLREGVAMETLHSPGNQPAVLDFVFQEPQGLLLVLDEESQAQQPNEQNLYKKIQAQLDAANGNSINAISLTTKDGNGNPPPQDQGPSFTVRHYAGKVTYDLTGSLERNKDALPQNLLFLMKSSENVLVHQVFRSKLTRTGLLVPSRHHLRPRGSSAAPKPTPLLPSVGQDPKNILDLRRVLRMEGGSSLLQGQERYGPATMAVQLRNSLSEISAKLRAGAPHFVQCVKPNGARRPESFDRSHVSAQLQYVGVLEMVRMIRYGYPVRLPFAGFLARYRELVETTLGDQSNLPPEEKCQLILQKCQLQGWQMGGTKVFLRYWQADHLSDRCHQLHRRIVFCQKVVRGWLVRRMSDSQREACSIQRFLQGAEDQGLQAYDSLVIQNASDIARENDRVRNALNGSHAAERPEPLGKEEEPLSRASESSGRVQDGVAGGGRLIRHYRSSSGPLPLALENLVQSAAASSIKTASREPASEDGGGGGSSSLPSPRKQPPPKPKRDPSTRLSASYEAVSACLALGLKEPPVDELSKPRPHSDDYTARKVPPPKPIRSPNTKLTGSFEEICPPRPTEIKLSCVSKGGPGSGPHCGVFSLYRPPEEDEVYIEMAASSKTATAPAATAEPGEAVYEEMKYFPPEAATVVTKAALANRVAFSPPQTLEIRKPSEYLPVPGAREIPPPFPNLLPHRPPLLVFPPSPPARSPTSDESPLTPLEVKKLPVLDTSLSYPAQSEGSSPISPQYARQRADSSPSLFAFMPDKSTPPLTPPPSQAPPPYRPPSHFSFPPEGPLLTRGGSLSSDSPRLSQRGHQGPEEPPLGPGRPPFSPVKTGRPEPRRAHSCSSSPLLFNPASSRPLTSPLDELTTLFSAGRTLLRKSPAGRKIRESGFNSNINLSGRDESGMTSPSPQLQDKNANNHAAPHHHHPHLHCPLLPENGNQLSNGSLEDEGHPRLNVSATSSLHRHLDSHHSQVTPQMRLSQKSAALQELLEWRRTDWQRLLHAVEREPGSTPPPLCKNSSGFP; translated from the exons ATGTGTAGCAGGTGTACTATCTGCGAGCACAACCAG GAGGTGGAGAACCTGTTTGTGATTCTGTCGGCGGTCGTTCTCCTGGGAGATCTGCGCTTCGCGCCGACGGGCGAGCACGAGACGGCCAGCGTGTCAGACCCGCGTCTGCTGGAGAACG TGTCAGAGTTGCTGCAGGTAGTCCCGGAGGACTTGTGGTGCGCCCTGACGTCCGACGTCCGGTACTCCACAG GTGACGTCGTCACGAGGCGGCACGCGGCAGACACGTCGAGTCTCTGCAGGGATCTGCTGGCAAAGTCCCTGTACGGCCGCGTCTTCAGCTACCTGGTGAACCACGTCAACTGCTACCTGCAGcaagaggaggcggggcttgg GGATCCGGAACTTGAGATCGGAATCCTGGACATCTTTGGATTCGAGGAATTCTGGAGAAATGGCTTTGAGCAG CTCTGCGTGAACATGAGCAGCGAGAGGCTCCGGCAGCACGTCACCGAGGTGCTGTTCCTGCAGGAGCAGTCCGAGAGCCTGCGGGAGGGGGTCGCTATGGAAACGCTGCACTCTCCAGGCAACCAGCCCGCGGTGCTGGACTTCGTTTTCCAG GAACCTCAGGGTCTTCTCTTGGTTTTGGATGAGGAGAGCCAGGCTCAGCAACCCAATGAACAAAACCTGTACAAGAAGATTCAGGCTCAGCTGGATGCAGCTAATGGCAACAGCATCAATGCCATCTCCCTGACAACCAAGGATGGCAACGGCAACCCCCCGCCTCAGGACCAGGGCCCATCCTTCACTGTCAGGCACTACGCGGGCAAA GTAACCTATGATCTCACCGGCTCATTGGAGAGAAACAAGGACGCTCTGCCTCAAAACCTCCTCTTTCTCATGAAAT CCAGCGAGAATGTGCTCGTCCATCAAGTGTTCCGGTCCAAACTGACCCGGACCGGATTGCTGGTCCCGTCGCGACACCACCTCAGGCCCCGGGGGTCCTCCGCAGCTCCCAAacccacccctctcctcccctccgtGGGCCAGGACCCAAAGAACATTCTGGATCTGAGGAGG GTCTTGCGGATGGAGGGAGGCTCGTCCCTCCTGCAGGGGCAGGAGCGCTACGGACCTGCGACCATGGCGGTCCAGCTCAGG AACTCTCTCTCCGAGATCAGCGCCAAGCTGCGGGCCGGCGCGCCTCACTTCGTCCAGTGCGTCAAGCCCAACGGCGCCCGGCGGCCCGAGTCCTTCGACCGGTCCCACGTCTCCGCCCAGCTGCAGTACGTGGGGGTCCTGGAGATGGTGAGGATGATCCGGTACGGGTATCCGGTTCGGCTGCCATTCGCTGGGTTCCTGGCCCG atacagggagctggtggaaaCCACGCTGGGTGACCAGAGCAACCTGCCTCCTGAGGAGAAGTGTCAGCTCATCCTACAGAAATGCCAGCTCCAGGgatggcag ATGGGCGGGACTAAGGTGTTTCTGAGGTACTGGCAGGCTGACCATCTCAGTGACCGTTGCCATCAGTTACACCGGAGGATTGTCTTTTGCCAGAAAG TGGTTAGGGGCTGGCTGGTGCGAAGGATGAGCGATTCCCAGCGGGAGGCCTGCAGTATCCAGCGtttcctgcagggggcagaagACCAGGGACTGCAGGCCTACGACAGTCTGGTCATCCAGAACGCCTCAGACATCGCCCGCGAGAACGACCGTGTCCGCAACGCGCTGAACGGCTCCCACGCCGCAGAGAGGCCGGAGCCCCTGGGCAAGGAGGAGGAGCCACTCAGCCG GGCCTCGGAGTCGAGCGGAAGGGTCCAGGACGGCGTCGCTGGGGGGGGCCGGCTGATCAGGCATTACCGCAGCAGCTccgggcccctccccctcgccctgGAGAACTTGGTACAGTCCGCCGCTGCGTCGTCGATCAAGACGGCCTCCCGAGAGCCGGCCAGCGAGGACGGGGgaggcggcggcagcagcagcctgcCATCGCCACGGAAAcagccccccccaaaacccaagAGGGACCCCAGCACCAGGCTGAGCGCCTCGTACGAGGCCGTCAGTGCCTGCCTGGCCCTGGGCCTCAAAGAGCCCCCCGTGGATG AGCTTTCCAAGCCTCGGCCGCACAGCGACGACTACACCGCCAGGAAGGTCCCGCCCCCGAAACCGATACGCAGCCCCAACACCAAGCTGACGGGCTCGTTCGAGGAGATCTGCCCCCCGCGCCCCACCGAGATCAAGCTGTCCTGCGTCTCCAAGGGGGGGCCCGGCTCGGGGCCCCACTGCGGTGTGTTCAGCCTCTACCGCCCCCCGGAGGAGGACGAGGTGTACATCGAGATGGCGGCAAGCTCCAAGACCGCCACCGCCCCTGCCGCCACCGCCGAGCCGGGTGAGGCCGTCTACGAGGAAATGAAGTATTTCCCACCGGAGGCCGCAACCGTGGTGACGAAGGCGGCTCTGGCCAATCGCGTGGCGTTCTCTCCTCCCCAGACTCTGGAGATCAGGAAGCCGTCGGAGTACCTTCCTGTCCCGGGCGCTCGAGAGatcccgccccccttccccaaccTACTGCCCCACCGGCCCCCCTTGCTGGTgttccccccgtcccccccggcCCGCTCCCCCACCTCGGACGagtcccccctcacccctctggAGGTGAAGAAGCTGCCGGTTCTGGACACCAGCCTGAGCTACCCGGCGCAGAGTGAGGGGAGCAGCCCGATCTCGCCCCAGTACGCCCGTCAAAGGGCCGACTCCTCCCCCAGCCTGTTCGCGTTCATGCCAGACAAATccaccccgcccctcacccctcccccgtctcaggccccgcccccttaccgACCCCCCTCCCACTTCTCCTTCCCCCCCGAGGGGCCGTTGTTGACCCGTGGGGGGTCCCTGTCCTCCGACTCCCCCAGGCTGTCCCAGAGGGGTCACCAGGGTCCGGAGGAGCCCCCCCTGGGTCCCGGCAGGCCCCCGTTCTCCCCCGTGAAGACGGGGCGTCCCGAACCCCGACGGGCGcactcctgctcctcctccccgctGCTCTTTAACCCCgcctcctcccgccccctcaCCAGCCCCCTGGACGAGCTCACCACCCTGTTCAGCGCCGGCCGCACCCTCCTGCGCAAGTCGCCCGCCGGCAGGAAGATCCGCGAGTCGG GGTTCAACTCCAACATCAACCTGTCGGGACGGGATGAATCTGGCATGACCTCGCCCTCCCCCCAGCTCCAGGACAAGAATGCGAACAACCAcgccgccccccaccaccaccacccgcacctccactgccccctgctTCCCGAGAATGGCAACCAGCTCTCCAACG gctcGCTGGAAGATGAGGGTCATCCCAGGTTGAATGTCTCTGCGACTTCTTCCCTCCACAGACACCTGGATAGCCATCACAGCCAG GTGACGCCGCAGATGAGGCTGTCGCAGAAGAGCGCCgccctgcaggagctgctggagtgGCGCAGGACTGACTGGCAGCGCCTGCTCCACGCCGTGGAGCGTGAGCCTggctccacccctcccccgctctGCAAGAACAGCTCCGGCTTCCCGTAA